Proteins encoded within one genomic window of Conchiformibius steedae:
- a CDS encoding M3 family metallopeptidase — protein sequence MHRRQFLQLGALGLAALHFPAFARTGTHTGLTLPAALKNNPLLDFSGLPRFADIRPQHINPAVDFLLAHNRRTVATLTAIKQPNWQNFYLPLADAGDLLGRAWGAVSHLMSVNNSEALRRAHATAQGKISAFQTWYGLHQGLYNSFRALHAHPESARYTQAQKKALDDALLDFKLSGIALNPTQQKRYADINTRLDKLRTQFSNNVLDAVAAWEKIITDEAQLSGLSDTARQAARASAQSKGQEGWRFTLDYPSYSAIALYSDRPELRRECYQAYATRASDQGPHARKWDNGSVMRDILNLRLQKAKLLGFKTYADYALATRMADNPKQVMDFLQDLLAKSRPQAQREIQALQDYAAKQHGITQLEAWDAAYYAEKLKTERYAVNSEALRPYFPADKVLAGLFETAKRLFGISVIERQDVQVWHPTVRFFHVLDENKQHIASFYLDLYAREGKRGGAWMNGLIDRRRDSHGTLHLPVAVLVLNCSAPADHTSPALLTHDEATTLFHEFGHALHHMLTVIEVAAVSGINGVPWDAVEFPSQMLEGWTWDKQALKLISAHHQTGEPLPEAMLDKMLASKNFQAARALVRQIEFALFDFILHTRTTPVSVGDILAVAAQVRRQAAVLPEPEWVRRGHSFSHIFAGGYAAGYYGYLWSEVLAADAFGRFEQSGLFNRTIGREFVDKLLSQGGSQAPMRLFEHFMGRAPQSEALLQQRGIKP from the coding sequence ATGCACCGCCGACAATTTTTACAACTGGGCGCATTGGGGCTTGCCGCCTTGCATTTTCCCGCTTTTGCCCGTACGGGTACACACACGGGTTTAACGCTGCCCGCCGCGCTCAAAAATAATCCGCTGTTGGATTTTTCTGGTTTGCCGCGTTTTGCCGATATTCGTCCGCAACACATCAATCCTGCTGTCGATTTTTTACTGGCGCACAACCGCCGCACCGTTGCCACACTAACCGCCATCAAACAACCGAATTGGCAAAACTTTTACCTGCCCTTGGCAGATGCGGGCGACTTGCTCGGACGGGCATGGGGTGCAGTTTCGCATTTAATGTCGGTCAATAATTCCGAAGCCCTGCGCCGCGCCCACGCCACCGCCCAAGGCAAAATCAGCGCGTTTCAAACATGGTACGGGCTGCACCAAGGACTGTACAATAGTTTCCGCGCCCTGCACGCCCATCCCGAATCCGCCCGCTACACACAGGCGCAGAAAAAAGCCCTTGACGATGCCTTGCTGGATTTCAAACTGTCAGGCATTGCCCTCAATCCCACCCAACAAAAACGTTACGCCGACATCAACACCCGCTTGGACAAACTGCGTACCCAATTTTCCAATAATGTATTAGACGCCGTTGCCGCATGGGAAAAAATCATTACCGATGAAGCGCAATTGTCAGGTTTGAGCGACACCGCCCGTCAAGCCGCGCGCGCTTCCGCCCAAAGCAAAGGTCAAGAAGGCTGGCGTTTTACCTTGGATTACCCCAGCTATTCCGCCATCGCCCTGTACAGCGACCGTCCCGAACTGCGCCGCGAATGCTACCAAGCCTACGCTACCCGCGCTTCCGACCAAGGACCACACGCCCGCAAATGGGACAACGGCAGCGTGATGCGCGACATACTCAACCTGCGCCTGCAAAAAGCCAAACTGCTCGGCTTTAAAACCTATGCCGATTACGCCCTCGCCACCCGCATGGCAGACAACCCCAAACAAGTCATGGATTTTTTACAAGACTTGTTGGCAAAATCACGCCCGCAGGCACAACGCGAAATCCAAGCCCTGCAAGATTACGCCGCCAAACAGCACGGCATCACTCAATTAGAAGCATGGGACGCCGCCTATTACGCCGAAAAACTCAAAACCGAACGTTACGCCGTCAATAGCGAAGCCCTGCGCCCCTATTTCCCAGCCGACAAAGTATTGGCAGGCTTGTTTGAAACCGCCAAACGCCTATTCGGAATCAGCGTCATTGAACGCCAAGACGTTCAAGTTTGGCATCCCACTGTCCGCTTTTTTCATGTTTTAGACGAAAACAAACAACATATTGCCTCGTTTTATTTGGATTTATACGCCCGCGAAGGCAAACGCGGCGGCGCGTGGATGAACGGACTGATTGACCGTCGCCGCGACAGCCACGGCACACTGCATCTGCCCGTAGCCGTTTTGGTGCTCAATTGCAGCGCCCCCGCCGACCACACCAGCCCCGCCCTGCTCACCCACGACGAAGCCACCACCCTGTTTCACGAATTCGGACACGCCCTGCATCACATGCTTACCGTGATTGAAGTCGCTGCCGTATCGGGCATTAACGGCGTACCGTGGGACGCAGTAGAATTCCCCAGCCAAATGCTGGAAGGCTGGACATGGGACAAACAAGCATTAAAACTGATTTCCGCCCACCATCAAACAGGCGAACCGCTGCCCGAAGCCATGTTAGACAAAATGCTTGCCTCCAAAAACTTCCAAGCCGCACGTGCCTTGGTGCGTCAGATTGAGTTTGCCCTGTTTGACTTTATCCTGCACACGCGCACCACCCCCGTATCGGTGGGCGACATTCTTGCCGTTGCCGCACAGGTGCGCCGTCAAGCCGCCGTGTTGCCCGAACCCGAATGGGTCAGACGCGGACATTCATTTTCGCATATTTTTGCGGGTGGTTATGCAGCGGGTTACTACGGCTATTTGTGGTCAGAAGTATTGGCTGCCGATGCCTTCGGACGTTTTGAACAAAGCGGCTTATTCAACCGCACCATCGGGCGCGAATTTGTGGACAAATTATTGTCGCAAGGCGGTTCGCAAGCCCCGATGCGCCTGTTTGAACACTTTATGGGACGCGCCCCGCAAAGTGAAGCCCTACTGCAGCAGCGCGGTATCAAGCCTTGA
- a CDS encoding GNAT family N-acetyltransferase yields MLVCNPEEIIIHGTTGKGKVFRPSDWAERLCGILSSFNKDNRLSYHEWVRPVLLDKIRCVAIAPKLEEINPSMYRFLMDFAADNNLRVLRYSELLAEAGITPETPAAHVPADVACVATVLTENEKAAAPEGVVSAVLREIPPHETAAAFAALSVLRPKLKDINGFVEQINKIQRPQGYRLLGIFEDGRSNAVAVCGFHEETNLVSGTHIHIDDLVTVPQYRKHGYGTRLLEEVQRIARAHGVTQIHIDSNVGGERTTAHRIYFQHGFEINAYHFVCELDNHK; encoded by the coding sequence ATGTTGGTCTGCAATCCAGAAGAAATCATCATCCACGGCACCACGGGCAAAGGCAAAGTATTCCGCCCCAGCGATTGGGCCGAACGTTTGTGCGGTATTCTGTCGTCCTTTAATAAAGACAACCGCCTGTCCTACCATGAATGGGTGCGTCCCGTGCTGCTGGACAAAATCCGCTGCGTTGCCATCGCGCCCAAGCTGGAAGAAATCAATCCGAGCATGTACCGTTTTCTGATGGACTTTGCTGCCGACAACAACCTGCGCGTTTTGCGTTACAGCGAACTGCTGGCAGAAGCAGGTATCACACCCGAAACCCCCGCAGCCCATGTGCCTGCCGATGTGGCGTGTGTTGCCACCGTGCTCACCGAAAACGAAAAAGCCGCCGCACCCGAAGGCGTGGTTTCCGCCGTATTGCGCGAAATCCCCCCACATGAAACCGCCGCCGCATTCGCCGCACTCAGCGTATTGCGTCCCAAATTAAAAGACATTAACGGCTTTGTTGAGCAAATCAACAAGATTCAGCGTCCGCAAGGCTACCGTCTGCTTGGTATTTTTGAAGACGGGCGCAGCAATGCCGTTGCCGTATGCGGTTTTCACGAAGAAACCAATCTCGTCAGCGGCACGCACATTCATATTGACGACCTCGTTACCGTCCCCCAATACCGCAAACACGGCTACGGCACCCGCCTGTTGGAAGAAGTCCAACGCATTGCCCGCGCCCACGGCGTTACCCAAATCCACATTGACAGCAATGTTGGCGGCGAGCGTACTACCGCTCACCGCATCTATTTTCAGCACGGATTTGAAATCAACGCCTACCATTTTGTGTGTGAACTGGACAACCACAAATAA
- the aroG gene encoding 3-deoxy-7-phosphoheptulonate synthase AroG, with product MNHLHTTDDVRIHALAELLPPIAHLYELPISEQATDLVLKTRAEIAKLLKGEDKRLLVIIGPCSIHDPKAALEYAQKLLVLREKYAKELLIVMRVYFEKPRTTVGWKGLINDPHLDGSFDINFGLRQARKLLLDLNNLGMPASTEFLDMITPQYYADLISWGAIGARTTESQVHRELASGLSCPVGFKNGTDGNLKIAIDAIGAASHPHHFLSVTKTGHSAIVHTAGNPDCHVILRGGKEPNYSSEHVQAAAAALNKAGVTPKLMVDCSHANSNKDHTRQMIVAEDVAQQLRSGEDNIMGVMVESHLQAGRQDKPEVYGKSITDACIGWDDTEKLLAVLAEANAGRVYS from the coding sequence ATGAACCACTTACATACGACAGATGATGTACGCATTCACGCATTGGCAGAACTGTTGCCGCCGATTGCCCACTTATACGAATTGCCGATTAGCGAACAGGCAACCGATTTGGTGTTAAAAACCCGTGCGGAAATTGCCAAATTATTAAAAGGCGAAGATAAACGCTTATTGGTGATTATCGGACCGTGTTCCATTCACGACCCCAAAGCAGCATTGGAATATGCACAGAAGTTATTGGTATTGCGCGAAAAATATGCCAAAGAGCTGTTGATTGTGATGCGGGTATATTTTGAAAAACCGCGTACCACTGTAGGTTGGAAAGGTTTGATTAACGACCCGCATTTAGATGGTTCGTTTGATATTAATTTTGGTTTGCGTCAGGCGCGTAAATTATTATTGGATTTGAATAATCTGGGTATGCCTGCTTCTACCGAGTTTTTGGACATGATTACGCCGCAGTATTATGCGGATTTGATTTCGTGGGGGGCGATTGGGGCGCGGACAACCGAAAGCCAAGTTCACCGTGAGTTGGCAAGTGGTTTGTCTTGCCCCGTGGGCTTTAAAAACGGTACGGACGGCAATTTGAAAATCGCCATTGATGCCATTGGTGCGGCTTCGCATCCGCATCACTTTTTATCGGTAACCAAAACAGGGCATTCTGCCATTGTGCATACAGCGGGCAATCCTGATTGCCATGTGATTTTGCGTGGCGGCAAAGAGCCCAATTACAGCAGTGAGCATGTGCAAGCAGCGGCAGCGGCTTTGAATAAAGCAGGCGTAACGCCTAAACTGATGGTGGATTGCAGCCATGCCAACAGTAATAAAGACCATACCCGTCAGATGATTGTCGCAGAAGATGTGGCGCAACAGCTGCGCAGCGGCGAAGACAATATTATGGGTGTGATGGTGGAAAGCCATTTGCAGGCTGGGCGGCAAGATAAGCCTGAAGTGTATGGTAAGAGCATTACCGATGCCTGTATTGGTTGGGACGATACCGAAAAATTGTTGGCGGTATTGGCGGAAGCAAATGCGGGACGTGTATATAGTTGA
- a CDS encoding pirin family protein: protein MRNVQQIYRANSQHWVGNGFLVQPLFSHMDEDRGSDPFLMLDYAAPKDFPADGLERGVGAHPHKGFEAVTIAYQGEVEHRDSTGGGGVIGTGDVQWMTAGNGIIHQEFHSEHFSRNGGTFEMVQLWVNLPAKHKSAPARYQHLAKENIPVIALPAQAGTIRLIAGEYQNTQGAAETFTEMNVWDMDLNATQQAELSIPVSHNLLLVVLRGEVSINSEQKARAGELVRFEQQGEAFTLQAGAENAKILLLSGVPINEPVAAYGPFVMNTETEILQAMDDFRSERFGAIA from the coding sequence ATGAGAAACGTACAACAGATTTACCGCGCCAACAGCCAGCACTGGGTAGGCAACGGCTTTTTGGTACAACCCCTGTTTTCCCATATGGATGAAGACCGCGGCAGCGACCCGTTTTTGATGCTGGATTACGCAGCCCCCAAAGATTTTCCCGCTGACGGACTGGAACGCGGCGTGGGCGCACACCCACACAAAGGCTTTGAAGCCGTTACCATCGCCTATCAAGGCGAAGTGGAACACCGCGATTCCACAGGCGGCGGTGGCGTTATCGGCACAGGCGATGTACAGTGGATGACCGCAGGCAACGGCATTATTCACCAAGAATTCCATTCCGAGCATTTTTCGCGTAACGGCGGCACATTTGAAATGGTGCAGCTGTGGGTAAACCTGCCTGCCAAACACAAATCCGCGCCTGCCCGTTACCAGCATCTGGCAAAAGAAAACATTCCCGTTATCGCCCTGCCCGCGCAAGCAGGCACAATACGCCTGATTGCCGGCGAATACCAAAATACCCAAGGCGCAGCGGAAACCTTTACCGAAATGAACGTATGGGACATGGATTTGAACGCCACCCAGCAAGCCGAATTATCCATTCCCGTCAGCCACAATTTGCTGTTGGTGGTATTGCGCGGCGAAGTCAGCATCAACAGCGAACAAAAAGCCCGTGCAGGTGAATTGGTACGTTTTGAGCAACAAGGCGAAGCCTTTACCCTGCAAGCAGGCGCAGAAAACGCCAAAATCCTGCTGCTGTCAGGCGTACCGATTAACGAGCCTGTCGCCGCTTACGGACCGTTTGTGATGAACACCGAAACAGAAATCCTGCAAGCGATGGATGATTTCCGTTCTGAACGTTTTGGCGCGATTGCTTAA
- a CDS encoding DUF896 domain-containing protein, which produces MRIAELDRINQLAQKAKTTPLSTAEQHEREQLRQSYLAQIRAQFRGTLSVLTVIDSEGNDVTPAKLRYAQANNLI; this is translated from the coding sequence ATGCGTATCGCCGAACTTGACCGTATTAACCAATTGGCACAAAAAGCCAAAACCACCCCTTTAAGCACCGCAGAGCAGCACGAACGCGAGCAATTGCGCCAAAGCTATCTGGCACAAATCCGCGCCCAATTTCGTGGCACCTTATCCGTGCTTACCGTTATAGACAGCGAAGGCAACGACGTTACCCCTGCCAAGCTGCGTTATGCACAAGCCAATAATCTAATTTAA
- a CDS encoding metal ABC transporter permease, translated as MYELLIQPFSEFAFMRTALASVLILALSAAPVGVFLVMRRMSLIGDALSHAVLPGAAAGYMVAGLSLPAMGIGGFVAGMLMALLAGLASRFTEVKEDANFAAFYLSSLAVGVTLVSIGGNSVELLHLLFGSVLAVDETSLLLMASVSTATLLALAVMYRPLLLESIDPTFLRAVNGHGGAWHVAFLVLVVMNLVAGFQALGTLMSVGLMMLPAVTARLWVRRIGAMMAVAAAIALVCGAAGLLFSYYVNIPSGPAIILFCGGFYLFSVLFGAQSGVLVKLLRRKHRKP; from the coding sequence ATGTACGAACTGCTTATCCAACCTTTTTCCGAATTCGCTTTTATGCGTACCGCCTTGGCTTCGGTACTGATTTTGGCATTGTCTGCCGCGCCTGTAGGCGTATTTTTGGTGATGCGGCGCATGAGCCTGATTGGCGATGCACTCAGTCATGCCGTGCTGCCGGGGGCGGCTGCGGGCTATATGGTGGCGGGTTTGAGTTTGCCTGCGATGGGCATCGGCGGCTTTGTGGCGGGCATGCTGATGGCATTGTTGGCAGGATTAGCCAGCCGTTTTACCGAAGTGAAAGAAGATGCCAATTTTGCTGCGTTTTATTTAAGCAGCTTGGCGGTGGGTGTAACTTTGGTCAGTATTGGCGGCAACAGCGTAGAACTGCTGCATTTGCTGTTTGGTTCGGTGCTGGCGGTAGATGAAACCTCACTGTTGCTGATGGCATCGGTATCCACTGCCACACTGCTGGCATTGGCGGTAATGTACCGTCCCTTACTGCTGGAAAGCATAGACCCCACTTTTTTACGCGCGGTAAACGGACACGGCGGCGCGTGGCATGTGGCGTTTTTGGTGCTGGTGGTAATGAATTTGGTAGCAGGCTTTCAGGCTTTGGGTACGCTGATGTCGGTGGGATTGATGATGCTGCCGGCGGTAACGGCGCGTTTGTGGGTGCGCCGCATCGGGGCAATGATGGCAGTTGCCGCAGCCATTGCCTTGGTATGCGGTGCAGCGGGATTATTGTTTTCCTATTACGTCAATATCCCGTCAGGACCTGCCATTATTTTATTCTGCGGTGGATTTTATTTGTTTTCGGTGCTGTTTGGCGCACAAAGCGGCGTATTGGTCAAACTGCTGCGCCGCAAACACCGCAAGCCCTAA
- the rarD gene encoding EamA family transporter RarD yields MWYGMALAVFANILFGVIFLYGVWLQPLNGTDVFAWRMVAMAAVMLLWLTVTGQRPMLLRQLAKIRGWKVWLLLVLPTPILASQFWLFMWAPANGHGLNVAMGYFLFPLIMIVAGRLFLGERWDSWQAAAVACATAGVLWELLRTGAFAWSTAWIAFTYPAYYLIRRQQRVPAVVGLTVDLLLIAPCVGWYLLTASDSLALITARPVLAAAVLSLGVFSVWAMQCNLQAGLQLPVALFGMMNYLKPVLLLVLAVLYLQEAVQAQMLPAYGLIWLGVCLAVWGAWRRGYQPVCKNS; encoded by the coding sequence ATGTGGTACGGTATGGCGTTGGCGGTTTTTGCCAATATTTTATTCGGTGTGATTTTTTTATACGGCGTGTGGCTGCAACCGTTAAACGGCACAGATGTTTTTGCGTGGCGGATGGTGGCGATGGCAGCGGTGATGCTGCTGTGGCTGACGGTAACGGGACAAAGACCCATGCTGTTGCGTCAATTGGCTAAAATACGCGGATGGAAAGTATGGCTGCTGCTGGTGTTGCCCACACCGATTTTAGCCAGCCAGTTTTGGCTGTTTATGTGGGCGCCTGCCAACGGACACGGACTGAATGTGGCAATGGGGTATTTTCTGTTTCCCCTAATAATGATTGTGGCGGGCAGGTTGTTTTTGGGCGAACGCTGGGACAGTTGGCAGGCAGCGGCGGTGGCGTGTGCCACGGCAGGCGTGCTGTGGGAATTGCTGCGGACAGGCGCGTTTGCGTGGAGTACCGCGTGGATTGCGTTCACTTATCCTGCTTACTACCTGATACGGCGGCAGCAGCGTGTGCCTGCGGTGGTGGGTTTGACGGTGGATTTGCTGTTGATTGCGCCCTGTGTCGGCTGGTATCTGCTTACCGCATCCGACAGCTTGGCACTGATAACGGCGCGTCCCGTATTGGCGGCAGCGGTGCTGTCTTTGGGCGTGTTCAGCGTATGGGCGATGCAGTGCAATTTACAGGCAGGTTTGCAGTTGCCTGTGGCATTATTTGGTATGATGAATTATTTGAAACCTGTGTTGCTGCTGGTGTTGGCGGTGCTGTATTTGCAGGAAGCGGTACAGGCGCAGATGCTGCCTGCTTACGGTTTAATTTGGCTGGGCGTGTGTTTGGCGGTATGGGGGGCGTGGCGGCGCGGATACCAGCCTGTTTGTAAAAATTCTTAA
- a CDS encoding Lrp/AsnC family transcriptional regulator, whose protein sequence is MNLYPLDALDRRILNLLQDNADMPLKDLAEQCHASAATCQRRLARLKQNGMVKSVALVSPQAAGCEISVFVQIQLEHQDHLIQGAFEAAVRREPEVAGCYEISGDYDFMLLVHCRDMHAYHRFTRRVLGADNRVRTFKSLFIMNFVKAETKIKL, encoded by the coding sequence ATGAACCTTTACCCTTTAGACGCGCTTGACCGCCGCATATTAAACCTGCTGCAAGACAATGCCGATATGCCCTTAAAAGATTTGGCGGAACAATGCCATGCTTCCGCTGCCACCTGCCAACGCCGTTTGGCGCGTTTGAAACAAAATGGTATGGTGAAATCGGTTGCCTTGGTGTCGCCGCAAGCAGCAGGCTGCGAAATCAGCGTGTTTGTGCAAATTCAGTTGGAACATCAAGACCATCTGATTCAAGGTGCGTTTGAAGCAGCGGTGCGCCGCGAACCCGAAGTGGCAGGTTGTTATGAAATATCGGGCGATTATGATTTTATGCTGCTGGTGCATTGCCGCGACATGCACGCCTACCACCGTTTTACCCGCCGTGTATTGGGGGCAGACAACCGAGTTCGCACGTTTAAAAGTTTATTTATTATGAATTTTGTTAAGGCGGAAACCAAAATTAAACTTTAG
- a CDS encoding MATE family Na+-driven efflux transporter has translation MGKINFDFKLWTAFVLLLLIPSVLNLVRLHFIGNLPNEWGFNIASQIQWLNIVYEILQEAFLIPLFFMLATARQTGRETFLNTAANGLMVVFAVYLLLAAGVWTFADALLPHTGISPQLIGQTSEYIRLESLALMGAVAGEYLIVYLAVTGQYRQMMVFSVCKTALLLLADVFLIADNRFSLQLGVNGIALSNLAVNTLLTVWLAYRIRLLDWIRRHGIRWDGAWLKHWFALGAFSGLESLIRNVVFAVMILAMVNQIGNQGVYWVANSVIWGVLLVPALALSEVVKRDVAADADNIRLRTRSYLGLATVFVLLWLLSIPLWQPFLSHALQVREADTVLSVMLLQTGFYCVFIFNYAVLDATLKGLGLTRYMLYQSVCIDVVYYGVVFVLYQAGMVSMSLQTISLIFGIGMVLDMLPTMYLYAKALRQRGMRWQEVCFAPKV, from the coding sequence ATGGGTAAAATAAATTTTGATTTTAAATTGTGGACGGCATTTGTACTGCTGTTGCTGATTCCGTCTGTTTTAAACTTGGTACGCCTGCACTTTATCGGCAATCTGCCTAATGAATGGGGTTTTAATATTGCCAGCCAAATCCAATGGCTGAATATTGTTTATGAAATCCTGCAAGAAGCCTTTTTAATTCCCCTGTTTTTTATGCTTGCCACTGCCCGCCAAACGGGACGGGAAACATTTTTAAATACCGCTGCCAACGGTTTGATGGTGGTGTTTGCCGTTTATTTGCTGTTGGCAGCGGGGGTGTGGACGTTTGCAGATGCCCTGCTGCCGCACACCGGTATCAGTCCGCAGCTTATCGGGCAGACAAGCGAGTACATCCGTTTGGAATCATTGGCATTAATGGGTGCAGTGGCAGGCGAATACCTGATTGTGTATTTGGCGGTAACGGGGCAATATCGGCAAATGATGGTTTTTTCCGTATGCAAAACGGCTTTATTGCTGTTGGCAGACGTATTTTTGATTGCCGATAACCGTTTTTCCCTGCAATTGGGCGTAAACGGCATTGCCCTGTCCAATCTCGCCGTCAATACGCTGCTGACCGTATGGCTGGCATACCGTATCCGCCTGTTGGATTGGATACGCCGACACGGTATCCGCTGGGACGGCGCATGGTTAAAACATTGGTTTGCCTTGGGCGCATTTTCAGGTTTGGAATCCCTGATACGCAATGTGGTTTTTGCCGTGATGATTTTGGCAATGGTCAACCAAATCGGTAATCAGGGCGTGTATTGGGTGGCAAACAGCGTGATTTGGGGCGTATTACTGGTGCCTGCCTTGGCATTATCGGAAGTGGTTAAACGCGATGTGGCTGCCGATGCCGACAATATCCGCCTCCGCACCCGCAGTTATTTGGGTTTGGCAACCGTATTTGTTTTGCTGTGGCTGTTGTCCATTCCCCTGTGGCAGCCGTTTTTAAGCCATGCTTTGCAGGTGCGCGAAGCCGATACCGTATTGTCGGTCATGCTGCTGCAAACGGGATTTTATTGTGTGTTTATTTTTAATTATGCGGTGTTGGATGCCACGCTGAAGGGCTTGGGTTTGACACGCTATATGCTGTATCAGTCTGTTTGTATTGATGTGGTGTATTACGGGGTGGTATTTGTGCTGTATCAGGCAGGAATGGTGTCCATGTCTTTGCAGACCATCAGTTTGATATTCGGCATCGGTATGGTGCTGGATATGCTGCCTACGATGTACCTGTATGCCAAAGCATTACGCCAACGCGGTATGCGTTGGCAGGAAGTGTGTTTTGCGCCTAAAGTTTAA
- a CDS encoding pyrimidine dimer DNA glycosylase/endonuclease V: protein MTRINLVPPSELCDQHLLAEHRELTRIPNAVAKGRFHLNGQPEDYKLGEGHVRFFFNRLLFLKNRYALLHQECLARGFNVQNRWPDTLPEDAALWQDYVPTVAALAANRARIAERMPQKARFTAHQNQQASHTA from the coding sequence ATGACCCGAATCAACCTTGTGCCACCGTCCGAACTGTGCGACCAACACCTGTTGGCAGAACACCGTGAATTAACGCGCATTCCCAATGCCGTTGCCAAAGGGCGTTTTCATTTAAACGGGCAGCCCGAAGACTACAAGCTGGGCGAAGGGCATGTACGTTTTTTCTTTAACCGACTGTTGTTTCTAAAAAACCGTTATGCTTTGCTGCATCAGGAATGTTTGGCGCGTGGTTTTAATGTGCAAAACCGTTGGCCCGACACGCTGCCTGAAGATGCCGCGCTGTGGCAGGACTACGTCCCCACTGTCGCCGCATTAGCCGCTAACCGCGCCCGTATTGCCGAGCGTATGCCGCAGAAAGCACGTTTTACCGCCCATCAAAACCAACAAGCAAGCCATACCGCATAA
- a CDS encoding metal ABC transporter ATP-binding protein has translation MNTPAIQVENLTVSYRSRPAVHHVDMRFDAGCMYAVFGPNGAGKSTLLKAMMRLLRCNTGAVHWHGLSRADIAYLPQQSDIDRSQPMSVFELAALGLWYETGFFGSITPTQRERVHAALTRVNMNDFAQRMIGDLSNGQFQRVLLARMLVQNAQFLLLDEPFNAVDAKTTYALLDVLQQEHQNGRAIIAVLHDYEQVRAYFPHTFLIAREKVAAGQTDDILCEDLLRRANALAQASETEEWCAL, from the coding sequence ATGAATACCCCCGCCATCCAAGTTGAAAACCTAACCGTCAGCTACCGCAGCCGTCCCGCCGTGCATCATGTGGATATGCGTTTTGACGCAGGCTGTATGTATGCCGTGTTCGGACCCAACGGCGCAGGCAAATCCACCCTGCTCAAAGCCATGATGCGCCTGCTGCGCTGCAATACAGGTGCCGTACACTGGCACGGGCTTTCCCGCGCCGACATCGCCTATCTGCCCCAACAGTCCGATATAGACCGCAGCCAGCCCATGAGCGTATTTGAACTGGCAGCATTGGGCTTATGGTATGAAACAGGCTTTTTCGGCAGCATTACCCCCACACAGCGCGAGCGTGTTCACGCTGCCTTAACACGGGTAAACATGAACGATTTTGCCCAACGCATGATAGGCGATTTGTCTAACGGACAATTCCAACGCGTGCTGTTAGCGCGTATGCTGGTACAAAACGCCCAATTTTTGCTGTTAGACGAACCGTTTAACGCCGTAGATGCCAAAACCACCTATGCCCTGTTAGACGTATTGCAGCAGGAACACCAAAACGGACGTGCCATTATTGCCGTTTTGCACGATTACGAACAAGTCCGCGCCTATTTTCCGCATACCTTCCTGATTGCCCGCGAAAAAGTGGCAGCGGGGCAAACCGATGACATCCTTTGTGAAGATTTGTTGCGCCGTGCCAATGCCTTGGCACAGGCAAGCGAAACGGAAGAATGGTGCGCCTTATGA